Proteins from a genomic interval of Synergistales bacterium:
- the secE gene encoding preprotein translocase subunit SecE, producing the protein MRRLFSFIREARAELKKVTWPGKQQVWYSTLVVIAVTFMVAAYLGVIDVLLTGLFSKVMS; encoded by the coding sequence GTGCGACGGTTGTTCTCGTTCATCAGAGAAGCAAGGGCAGAGCTCAAAAAGGTTACATGGCCGGGAAAGCAGCAGGTGTGGTATTCTACCCTTGTCGTTATTGCAGTGACATTTATGGTAGCGGCCTATCTCGGCGTGATAGATGTATTGCTCACCGGGTTGTTCTCCAAGGTGATGAGCTGA
- the rpmG gene encoding 50S ribosomal protein L33, with the protein MADIVSLQCKECKRKNYSTSVNKRTQKKKLEKKKYCKWCKTHTLHKESK; encoded by the coding sequence ATGGCGGATATCGTATCGTTGCAGTGCAAGGAATGCAAGAGAAAGAATTACTCTACCTCGGTGAACAAGAGGACCCAGAAGAAGAAGCTGGAAAAGAAGAAATACTGCAAGTGGTGTAAAACCCATACCTTGCACAAGGAAAGCAAGTAG
- the tuf gene encoding elongation factor Tu (EF-Tu; promotes GTP-dependent binding of aminoacyl-tRNA to the A-site of ribosomes during protein biosynthesis; when the tRNA anticodon matches the mRNA codon, GTP hydrolysis results; the inactive EF-Tu-GDP leaves the ribosome and release of GDP is promoted by elongation factor Ts; many prokaryotes have two copies of the gene encoding EF-Tu) gives PQFYFRTTDVTGDIKLPEGVEMVMPGDNSQFEVNLIVPVAMEEGLRFAVREGGRTVGAGVVTEIIE, from the coding sequence AGCCGCAGTTCTATTTCCGGACCACCGACGTGACCGGCGACATCAAGCTTCCGGAAGGCGTGGAGATGGTCATGCCCGGCGACAACTCGCAGTTTGAGGTGAACCTGATCGTGCCGGTGGCCATGGAAGAAGGCCTGCGCTTCGCCGTTCGTGAAGGCGGCCGGACCGTCGGCGCCGGTGTTGTCACAGAGATTATAGAATAG